The following are encoded together in the uncultured Sphaerochaeta sp. genome:
- a CDS encoding sialic acid TRAP transporter substrate-binding protein SiaP translates to MKKSIIALLLVALVLPMAFAQGTSEAKPVELVYTMTAVPTDAHAGAMRVFKETVERVSDGQIKVLTYDSASLFKQEQEVSAVKSGQADMTATAASWLTDGSPWVGMFTAGYIFKTYDHMTSVLNGPIGQEVFDRIAKEQGIRPLGAQYLGTRQINLVEDRPIKTPADLNGVNLRMPNSDSWIFLGKAIGANPTPISFSELYMALQTKTVDGQDNPLPTNKNAKFYEVTKSISITNHLVDSVWPTINEAKWQSLTEEQKGWVMEGVKAGIEFCDTTNLKAEAELVEFFKSEGLSIYQADLDAFAEHVLAQYLDSPYSKTWDMEMFKKIQAAGN, encoded by the coding sequence ATGAAAAAAAGCATTATCGCACTGTTGTTGGTAGCCCTGGTACTTCCCATGGCTTTTGCTCAGGGAACATCTGAGGCAAAACCCGTTGAATTGGTCTACACCATGACAGCGGTTCCCACCGATGCTCATGCTGGAGCAATGCGCGTCTTCAAGGAGACCGTTGAACGTGTTTCTGATGGTCAGATTAAAGTATTGACCTACGATTCAGCTTCTTTGTTCAAGCAGGAACAGGAAGTCTCAGCTGTGAAGAGTGGTCAGGCAGACATGACTGCAACTGCAGCATCATGGCTTACCGATGGAAGTCCTTGGGTAGGTATGTTCACTGCTGGTTATATCTTCAAGACCTATGACCACATGACCAGTGTACTCAATGGCCCTATCGGTCAGGAAGTATTTGACCGCATTGCAAAAGAACAGGGAATTCGTCCTCTCGGCGCTCAGTACCTAGGAACTCGTCAGATCAACCTGGTAGAAGATCGCCCAATCAAGACTCCAGCTGATCTCAATGGTGTCAACCTGAGAATGCCGAACTCTGATTCCTGGATCTTCCTTGGCAAGGCAATTGGTGCAAATCCAACCCCGATTTCATTCAGCGAATTGTACATGGCTCTTCAGACCAAGACCGTCGATGGCCAGGACAACCCGCTTCCAACCAACAAGAATGCAAAATTCTATGAGGTTACCAAGTCGATCAGCATCACCAACCACTTGGTTGACTCTGTCTGGCCTACAATCAATGAGGCAAAATGGCAGTCCTTGACCGAAGAACAGAAAGGCTGGGTCATGGAAGGCGTAAAGGCTGGTATTGAATTCTGTGATACCACCAACCTCAAGGCAGAGGCAGAATTGGTTGAGTTCTTCAAGAGTGAAGGCCTCAGCATCTACCAGGCTGATCTTGATGCTTTCGCAGAGCACGTACTGGCACAGTATCTTGACAGCCCCTATTCCAAGACTTGGGATATGGAGATGTTCAAGAAAATCCAGGCTGCTGGAAACTAA
- a CDS encoding IS30 family transposase → MGRRQLTLEKHCRGSHFTWGERLKLQYYYAGSNGYRKERRPTVLGKIFQKSRKTISRELRRGMVEHVLSEIPFSRVEYNAEHAQIDAEEKMKYKGPLPKSGKHYTLVQKISELILEKQYSPYAVLMKLDEKGLWPEGLRICEKTLYNWIEAGDIPGVTIEDLPRKGKMKRRKGHGGKKKHANVEFAARSIENRPKEVLKRLEAGHWEGDTVYSSKNGQRECLLTLVERKSRMELIVKIPDRMAKSVKKGLDWIERQFGSRLFRKIFLSITFDNGVEFSDVLGLENSVLTRSRRTVLYFAHPYCSSERGTNENHNGIIRRFLPKGTDFADIKAKSIRKIQDWMNTYPRRILGGSTPLQSFKEAFGLMDLNIKLLEAC, encoded by the coding sequence ATGGGACGTAGACAGCTTACACTGGAAAAGCACTGTAGGGGAAGTCATTTCACTTGGGGTGAAAGGCTGAAGCTCCAATATTACTATGCCGGCAGCAATGGATACAGGAAGGAACGCAGGCCTACTGTGCTGGGCAAGATATTCCAGAAGAGCAGAAAAACTATCAGCAGAGAGCTGAGGAGGGGGATGGTGGAGCATGTGCTCTCTGAAATCCCATTTTCTCGGGTTGAGTACAATGCAGAGCATGCCCAGATCGATGCAGAGGAGAAGATGAAATACAAGGGACCGCTGCCCAAGTCAGGCAAACATTATACGCTTGTGCAGAAGATATCTGAACTAATCCTGGAGAAACAATACAGCCCCTATGCTGTGCTGATGAAGCTGGACGAAAAAGGCCTCTGGCCAGAAGGCTTAAGGATCTGTGAGAAGACCTTGTACAACTGGATAGAAGCTGGGGATATCCCTGGGGTAACGATTGAGGACTTGCCGAGAAAAGGCAAGATGAAGCGCAGGAAAGGCCATGGGGGCAAGAAAAAGCATGCCAACGTGGAATTTGCCGCTAGGTCCATAGAGAACCGCCCAAAGGAGGTTCTCAAGCGTCTGGAGGCTGGTCACTGGGAAGGGGACACGGTGTACAGCTCGAAGAATGGGCAAAGGGAATGCCTGTTGACGCTTGTGGAACGAAAGTCAAGGATGGAGCTGATAGTCAAGATACCTGACAGGATGGCAAAGTCGGTGAAGAAGGGTCTCGACTGGATAGAGAGGCAGTTTGGCAGCCGCCTCTTCCGTAAGATTTTCCTGTCGATTACGTTCGACAATGGGGTCGAGTTCTCCGATGTCCTGGGCCTTGAGAACTCAGTGCTGACCAGGAGCAGGAGGACTGTGTTATATTTCGCTCATCCCTACTGTTCCTCGGAACGTGGGACTAACGAGAATCATAATGGAATCATAAGAAGATTCCTTCCCAAAGGTACTGATTTTGCTGATATCAAGGCTAAGAGCATAAGGAAAATACAGGACTGGATGAACACCTATCCAAGGAGAATCCTTGGTGGTTCTACACCTCTGCAATCCTTCAAGGAAGCATTCGGACTGATGGATCTTAACATCAAACTGCTGGAGGCATGCTGA
- a CDS encoding phytoene/squalene synthase family protein encodes MVADRHEHIFRNGSNTYYFSSRFFPPQVRRDVYALYGFVRVADNLVDDQPVDPQQFHDFRSLYAKAYSSGEPSGDEVIDAFIELQKRKKFAPSWTEAFLDSMEHDLSESTCETLEDVLTYIYGSAEVIGLFMARIMDLDEASFPYAAMLGRAMQYINFIRDIAEDNELGRRYLPLLDTSLVSLREREAKKKPEAFSVFIRREIERYQGWQREAEKGYAYIPHRYRIPIMTAADMYCWTASQIANDPFIVFERQVKPPKCRILRKGIAHMLGVALPCPI; translated from the coding sequence ATGGTAGCTGACCGACATGAACATATCTTTAGGAACGGAAGTAATACCTATTACTTCAGCTCCCGCTTCTTCCCCCCACAAGTTCGTAGGGATGTCTATGCGCTCTACGGGTTTGTTCGTGTAGCTGATAACCTGGTGGATGACCAACCGGTGGATCCTCAGCAGTTTCATGATTTCCGCTCTCTTTACGCAAAGGCTTATTCGAGTGGGGAACCCAGTGGGGATGAGGTCATTGATGCATTTATCGAGCTGCAGAAGCGAAAAAAGTTTGCCCCTTCTTGGACAGAAGCATTCCTTGATTCCATGGAACATGACCTGAGTGAATCAACCTGTGAGACACTTGAGGATGTACTGACCTATATCTATGGTTCAGCAGAGGTCATCGGCCTGTTCATGGCACGGATCATGGACCTGGATGAAGCTTCCTTTCCTTATGCTGCCATGCTTGGCCGTGCAATGCAGTATATAAACTTCATCCGTGATATTGCAGAGGATAATGAACTGGGAAGACGATATCTTCCCTTATTGGATACCTCTCTTGTATCGCTGAGGGAGAGGGAAGCAAAAAAGAAACCTGAGGCTTTCTCTGTCTTTATCAGGAGAGAGATCGAGCGCTATCAGGGCTGGCAGAGAGAAGCAGAAAAAGGATATGCCTATATCCCACACCGATACAGGATTCCTATCATGACCGCAGCAGATATGTATTGCTGGACTGCCAGTCAGATTGCCAATGACCCGTTTATTGTCTTCGAGAGGCAAGTCAAGCCGCCGAAATGTAGAATCTTACGAAAGGGGATTGCCCATATGCTAGGAGTAGCCCTGCCATGTCCCATCTAA
- the crtI gene encoding phytoene desaturase family protein, producing MNRKAVVIGGGFGGLSTAALLARDGWNVTLVEKNAQLGGRARYWKKDGFTFDMGPSWYLMPEVFEHYFSLFGKQRQDYYDLSPIDPYYKVYFEGGETACLSPRFDENQKLFESFEKGGGKALKAYMQQSTYKYNVAMEDFLYRDYKHIGQFFNRRLMTEGLRLGVLGKLDSFVSNYVKDYRAKQILEYAMVFLGTDPAQAPAIYSIMTHVDLNLGVFFPQKGMAGVAAGFASLCKELGVELITGAEVLKVLTEGNRAVGVETNKGTFMADVVVSSADYHHSDTNLLEDKHRTYSDSYWEKRVVAPSMFIAYLGIGRGLKGLEHHNLYFSKNWNMHFDAIFENPDWPKEPCFYLSCISKTDPSSAPEGCENVFLLVPVAPGLVDTEEQRNAYFEHIADHVQNVTGEDLRKDLLVKRLYSHRDFISDYHAYKGTALGLSHTLMQTAVFRPRHQNKTVKNLYYTGQYTHPGVGVPMVLIASELIVKEIQETYGS from the coding sequence ATGAACAGGAAAGCAGTAGTCATAGGCGGAGGCTTCGGTGGCCTCAGTACAGCGGCACTCCTGGCCCGTGACGGCTGGAATGTGACCTTGGTCGAGAAGAATGCCCAACTTGGGGGAAGAGCCCGATATTGGAAAAAGGACGGATTTACCTTTGACATGGGACCTTCCTGGTACCTCATGCCTGAAGTTTTCGAGCATTACTTCTCTCTCTTTGGTAAACAGCGGCAAGACTACTATGATCTTAGTCCTATTGATCCATATTATAAAGTCTACTTTGAAGGTGGAGAAACTGCCTGCCTCTCCCCACGTTTTGATGAGAACCAGAAACTTTTTGAGTCATTCGAGAAGGGTGGTGGAAAAGCCTTAAAAGCCTATATGCAGCAGTCGACCTATAAGTATAATGTTGCTATGGAGGACTTCCTCTATCGTGATTACAAACATATCGGGCAGTTCTTCAATAGACGATTGATGACAGAGGGACTACGGCTTGGTGTGCTGGGAAAGCTTGACTCCTTCGTTTCGAACTATGTAAAAGACTATCGGGCAAAGCAGATCTTGGAATATGCCATGGTGTTTCTGGGTACCGACCCCGCCCAGGCTCCTGCAATTTACTCCATCATGACTCATGTTGATCTCAACCTTGGTGTATTCTTTCCTCAGAAAGGCATGGCCGGAGTTGCAGCAGGGTTTGCCTCGCTCTGCAAGGAACTCGGGGTTGAGCTGATCACCGGTGCAGAAGTGCTGAAAGTGCTGACTGAAGGGAATCGGGCCGTTGGGGTTGAAACCAATAAAGGAACATTCATGGCAGATGTGGTTGTCTCCTCTGCCGATTATCACCACAGTGATACCAACCTCCTTGAAGATAAGCATCGCACATACTCTGACTCATATTGGGAAAAACGGGTGGTAGCTCCCTCGATGTTCATTGCTTATTTGGGAATTGGAAGGGGGCTGAAGGGATTGGAACACCACAATCTCTATTTTTCGAAGAACTGGAATATGCATTTTGATGCAATTTTCGAAAATCCTGATTGGCCAAAGGAACCCTGTTTCTACCTTAGTTGCATCAGCAAGACAGACCCCTCTTCAGCACCCGAGGGTTGTGAGAATGTGTTCTTGCTGGTACCGGTTGCTCCAGGACTTGTTGATACTGAGGAGCAGCGAAATGCTTACTTCGAGCATATAGCCGATCATGTCCAGAACGTGACAGGAGAAGATCTCCGAAAAGATCTCTTGGTAAAACGGTTGTACTCCCACCGGGACTTCATCTCTGACTATCATGCATACAAGGGAACAGCTCTTGGACTGAGCCATACGCTGATGCAAACTGCTGTTTTCCGTCCCCGTCACCAAAACAAGACTGTAAAGAATCTCTATTACACTGGGCAATACACGCATCCGGGGGTAGGGGTCCCCATGGTGCTTATCGCCAGTGAATTGATTGTAAAGGAAATTCAGGAAACATATGGTAGCTGA
- a CDS encoding polysaccharide deacetylase family protein, which produces MKIKLVCVMVILLSMGFLFAEPQGEFSYAPSVRYWSEQQYPTLTSQPVIPLRTEPKLLVLLYHNVVFGRTGNVYNRDLYNFENDLLFVKRNFSITNFKQLLTNSDDSKTDKVIITFDDGDLSLYAIVFPLFKAYELEATIFLVPSFIGEVGYMSWEQVREMSDYRTGDGRRLFYFESHSQTHRMMGNLSEEEIRWELQQSKQIIEKEVGEPVTVLALPFGSGAGDERIISAAYDLGYQAIRTSKPEARILSKINPWLIGAMNVENYSSDVLVQKVLALMGKRK; this is translated from the coding sequence ATGAAAATTAAACTTGTGTGTGTTATGGTTATTCTTCTAAGCATGGGATTCCTGTTTGCAGAGCCGCAAGGGGAATTTTCCTATGCCCCCAGTGTCCGTTACTGGAGTGAGCAACAATACCCAACGCTTACTTCGCAGCCAGTGATCCCTCTTCGCACTGAGCCTAAGCTATTGGTTTTGCTCTATCATAATGTGGTTTTTGGCCGTACCGGTAATGTTTACAACCGAGACCTATACAATTTTGAAAATGACCTTTTGTTTGTGAAAAGAAACTTCTCTATCACAAACTTCAAGCAGTTGCTCACTAATTCGGATGATAGTAAGACGGATAAAGTCATCATCACGTTTGATGACGGAGACCTCTCCCTGTATGCAATCGTATTCCCCCTATTCAAGGCCTATGAATTGGAAGCGACCATCTTCCTGGTTCCTTCCTTCATAGGTGAGGTGGGGTACATGAGCTGGGAACAGGTAAGGGAGATGAGTGATTACCGAACTGGGGATGGGCGTAGGTTGTTTTACTTTGAGTCGCACTCGCAGACCCATCGGATGATGGGCAATCTCAGTGAGGAAGAAATCAGATGGGAGTTGCAGCAATCCAAACAGATCATTGAGAAGGAAGTTGGAGAGCCGGTTACCGTCTTGGCACTCCCTTTTGGCAGTGGTGCGGGAGATGAGAGAATTATCAGTGCTGCCTATGATCTTGGGTATCAAGCGATCAGGACATCAAAACCTGAAGCTCGAATCCTTTCCAAGATTAATCCCTGGTTGATCGGGGCCATGAATGTCGAGAACTACAGTAGTGATGTCCTGGTACAGAAGGTGCTTGCACTGATGGGAAAACGGAAATGA
- a CDS encoding carotenoid biosynthesis protein, whose product MSHLRKEERLIIYLLCPFYLVGTVAHIGDATLPLMLLLTPYSILLTSVIGFFFDIREKNMPLLSWALVTFLITLFLEIVGVATSLVFGAYTYGNTLGLKVFGVPLLIGINWTIIILGIADVMRQKVKNNALAALITASLTVLFDYVMEPVAIAFDYWNWTAGPIPLQNYIAWFVIAFLFSYLYFSNSLQSASKVPTIIVVIQFIFFLSLRIFAI is encoded by the coding sequence ATGTCCCATCTAAGGAAAGAAGAACGTCTGATCATTTATCTTCTATGTCCCTTCTATCTTGTAGGAACAGTTGCCCACATCGGCGATGCCACGCTTCCGCTCATGTTGCTCCTGACCCCATACTCAATCCTCCTAACCTCCGTCATTGGTTTCTTTTTTGATATTCGAGAGAAGAACATGCCTCTCTTATCGTGGGCTCTTGTTACCTTCCTCATCACATTGTTCCTTGAGATCGTAGGAGTGGCTACCTCGCTTGTCTTTGGGGCCTATACCTATGGGAATACCCTTGGCCTGAAGGTGTTTGGTGTTCCGCTGCTTATCGGGATAAACTGGACTATCATCATCCTGGGAATTGCAGATGTCATGAGACAGAAAGTCAAGAACAATGCTCTTGCTGCTCTGATCACCGCTTCCCTGACCGTCTTGTTTGACTATGTCATGGAGCCGGTTGCCATCGCTTTCGACTACTGGAATTGGACAGCCGGTCCTATTCCTTTACAGAACTATATCGCGTGGTTTGTGATAGCTTTTCTCTTCTCCTATCTGTATTTCAGCAATAGCTTGCAGAGTGCAAGCAAGGTCCCTACAATCATAGTTGTGATACAGTTCATTTTCTTTCTCTCCTTAAGGATCTTTGCGATATGA
- a CDS encoding YhcH/YjgK/YiaL family protein: MIIDQITNLERYIPSLPSLQTVHEILESGKLPSMEYGSYTTDNPKVRYNLFTYTTATPENLTYELHEKEVDVQILLSGFESMVIADTSSLKETIGYDASKDASFAKGKELVTYHATPSTFALFFPGEGHACNLIDGHSTPVVKVVFKILV; encoded by the coding sequence ATGATAATTGATCAGATCACCAACCTAGAACGTTACATTCCCAGCCTTCCATCCCTTCAGACAGTTCACGAAATCCTGGAAAGCGGCAAGCTGCCAAGCATGGAGTATGGCAGTTACACTACTGACAATCCCAAGGTACGCTACAACCTGTTTACCTATACAACTGCAACACCTGAGAATTTAACGTATGAGCTACATGAAAAGGAAGTGGATGTACAGATTCTCCTTTCCGGATTTGAATCAATGGTAATTGCTGACACATCATCACTAAAAGAGACCATCGGGTATGATGCCAGCAAGGATGCTTCATTTGCAAAAGGCAAGGAACTTGTTACCTACCATGCAACTCCCTCTACCTTTGCCCTGTTCTTTCCAGGGGAAGGACATGCATGCAACCTCATCGATGGACATTCCACTCCTGTGGTAAAGGTTGTCTTCAAGATTCTCGTATAA
- a CDS encoding TRAP transporter large permease translates to MSFPLFVTLLVFILIFFLRMPIAFGMLASAACYLLVKGADLSLVVNQVMNTYYTNYVIVAVPLFIFTANVMNTGKVTDMIFKFAGGITGRMRGALGHVNIIASLIFSGMTGSAIADAAGLGKIEIEAMKDDGYDPEFSCAITAASATIGPIFPPSIPLVIYAMLSSTSVGALFMGGMVPAVLLSLFLMVYVAIVAKKRNYPRGEKVVWKTFLAFTVRAIPALLTPIILLVGIYTGVTTPTEAGAIAGLYAMIVSIFAYRAMGFKDLMNVIRDTIKDVGATSIMIGAAAIISYIVAREQLAANIGNWILGFTANKYTFLFLVNIVILILGMFMDTSTIQLVFVPIMIPVASALGIDMIHFGLVVTFNMMVGLSTPPFGMLLFITSGISGTPLKGVMKEILWPLTVMLIVLVIITYFPEVTLFLPKATGLM, encoded by the coding sequence ATGAGTTTTCCACTATTTGTAACCTTATTGGTTTTTATCCTGATCTTCTTCCTCCGTATGCCGATTGCCTTCGGTATGCTCGCTTCAGCAGCTTGTTACCTATTGGTAAAGGGTGCTGACCTGAGCTTGGTGGTTAACCAGGTAATGAATACCTACTATACCAACTATGTCATAGTCGCCGTCCCACTCTTTATCTTCACCGCAAACGTCATGAACACCGGAAAGGTCACCGATATGATCTTCAAATTCGCCGGTGGTATCACAGGACGGATGCGCGGTGCGCTGGGACACGTAAATATCATTGCTTCCTTGATTTTCAGTGGTATGACCGGGTCTGCAATTGCTGATGCCGCAGGACTTGGAAAAATCGAGATTGAGGCCATGAAGGATGATGGATATGACCCGGAGTTCTCCTGTGCAATAACCGCAGCCTCCGCAACCATCGGTCCCATCTTTCCTCCATCCATCCCCTTGGTTATCTACGCAATGCTTTCCAGTACCTCAGTTGGAGCACTCTTCATGGGAGGCATGGTTCCAGCTGTCCTTCTCTCGCTTTTCTTAATGGTATATGTCGCAATTGTAGCGAAAAAGCGTAATTATCCCAGAGGAGAAAAAGTCGTCTGGAAGACCTTCCTCGCCTTCACTGTTCGGGCAATACCAGCACTCCTTACCCCGATCATCCTCTTGGTGGGTATCTACACCGGAGTAACCACCCCCACTGAAGCTGGTGCAATTGCAGGGCTTTATGCCATGATCGTCTCGATCTTCGCCTACAGAGCCATGGGATTCAAGGACTTGATGAATGTTATCCGTGACACCATCAAGGATGTCGGGGCAACCAGTATTATGATTGGAGCGGCAGCAATCATTAGCTACATTGTTGCTCGTGAACAGCTTGCTGCAAATATCGGAAACTGGATCCTAGGTTTCACTGCGAACAAGTATACGTTCCTGTTTTTGGTGAACATAGTTATCCTCATCCTGGGAATGTTCATGGATACCTCGACGATCCAGTTGGTGTTTGTACCCATCATGATTCCCGTCGCTTCAGCCTTGGGAATCGATATGATTCACTTTGGCCTGGTAGTAACGTTCAATATGATGGTGGGTCTCTCCACCCCGCCCTTTGGAATGCTACTGTTCATAACCAGCGGAATTTCCGGGACACCTCTCAAGGGCGTCATGAAGGAGATACTCTGGCCACTGACCGTAATGTTGATTGTCTTGGTGATTATCACCTACTTCCCGGAAGTCACCCTATTCCTGCCGAAAGCAACTGGCCTCATGTAA
- a CDS encoding TRAP transporter small permease, protein MKKIALFLRDVMEVYIPILSFIFLFLAFILQVFFRYVVNHPLTWTQDVIVIGFCWSVILGACYTMRRKGHVQFTMLYDAYSPKVAAWARMIGNLLIILTFAVMVIPSFKYAFFLGFQKTPVLRVSYTWIFLPFTYFLLSIIGYTINPVVEDWKVITGKLEDSLDHRFDPLLGEVN, encoded by the coding sequence GTGAAAAAAATTGCGTTGTTTCTCAGGGATGTCATGGAAGTCTACATTCCCATCCTCTCGTTTATTTTCTTATTCTTGGCTTTCATCCTGCAGGTCTTCTTTAGATACGTGGTTAACCACCCATTGACCTGGACACAGGATGTTATCGTCATTGGTTTTTGCTGGTCAGTGATTCTGGGTGCATGTTATACAATGCGCAGGAAGGGGCACGTCCAGTTCACCATGCTCTACGATGCATATAGCCCGAAAGTGGCAGCTTGGGCAAGGATGATCGGAAACCTCCTGATTATTCTCACATTTGCTGTCATGGTAATTCCTTCATTCAAGTATGCGTTTTTCCTTGGCTTCCAGAAGACTCCTGTACTCAGGGTCTCTTACACATGGATATTCCTCCCCTTTACCTACTTCCTGCTCTCCATCATCGGCTACACGATCAATCCGGTCGTAGAAGACTGGAAAGTGATTACCGGAAAGCTTGAGGACAGTCTCGATCATCGTTTTGATCCTTTGCTTGGGGAGGTAAACTAA
- a CDS encoding aldolase/citrate lyase family protein has protein sequence MNRGNEFRKRLREGTALGGHVFFNDPAITEALARHGYDFIWIDAEHGPFDKQNLLMHIMAANAGGAGAFVRVASQEMDIIKPVLEMGIDGIIIPMVLDEVEAKRVLELCLYPPKGTRGFGPRRAIGYNSQNVTNYLKESEESFIRIIQIEHVEAVHHVEAILSLPALDAIIIGPNDLSGSIGHLGNPLHPDVLALAEIAINAAKEAKKPVGVSIGPDKKTIEIYKALGVDFFSCGDDISFLQQGARQTISMVGK, from the coding sequence ATGAACCGTGGAAATGAGTTTCGAAAGAGATTACGGGAAGGCACGGCCCTTGGGGGCCATGTCTTCTTCAATGATCCTGCAATTACTGAAGCGCTTGCCCGACATGGCTATGATTTCATCTGGATTGATGCTGAGCATGGACCATTTGACAAGCAGAACCTATTGATGCACATCATGGCAGCGAATGCAGGTGGTGCAGGAGCCTTTGTACGAGTAGCCAGCCAAGAAATGGATATCATCAAGCCAGTTCTTGAAATGGGTATTGATGGAATCATCATTCCCATGGTCCTCGATGAGGTAGAGGCTAAGCGGGTGCTTGAGCTCTGTCTGTATCCTCCCAAAGGTACTCGGGGTTTCGGCCCCAGGCGTGCGATAGGATACAACAGCCAGAATGTTACGAACTATCTGAAAGAGAGTGAAGAGAGTTTTATCAGGATCATACAGATAGAGCATGTGGAGGCTGTACACCATGTGGAAGCCATCCTCTCTTTGCCTGCACTGGACGCAATCATTATTGGCCCGAATGATCTCTCTGGATCCATCGGTCATTTGGGGAATCCTTTACATCCAGATGTGCTTGCATTGGCTGAAATTGCGATCAATGCGGCAAAGGAAGCCAAGAAACCTGTGGGTGTTTCCATCGGCCCTGATAAAAAGACGATAGAGATATACAAGGCACTGGGAGTGGATTTTTTCAGCTGCGGGGATGATATCTCCTTCCTACAGCAAGGTGCAAGACAGACCATCTCCATGGTAGGTAAGTAG
- a CDS encoding dihydrodipicolinate synthase family protein translates to MQAQYNGCWPTMITPFTEDNKVDFRGVKHLTDWYINRGCDGIFAVCQSSEMFFLTPQEKLDIARAVVEAAEGRVKIIASGHTADDHQAQIQELGAMAGTGVDAVVLVSNRMAKEDEGEDIFRRNAEDIFTQLPSVTFGLYECPYPYLRLLSDDFLLWAAHEDKLVFLKDVSCSLEIEKRRVELVKGTKLALFNANTATVLDSWIAGYDGYNGVMANFHIDIYKWLYEHFREDEALARRVSDFLTVTAITEARAYPINAKYHFAQTDIPMSLVTRSKPVSLLNENARLEIASLIRMERSMRTELGLKQ, encoded by the coding sequence ATGCAAGCACAATATAACGGTTGCTGGCCAACCATGATCACCCCATTTACTGAAGATAACAAGGTAGACTTCCGTGGCGTAAAGCATCTCACAGACTGGTATATTAACCGGGGATGTGATGGCATCTTTGCCGTTTGCCAGTCCAGTGAGATGTTCTTCCTCACTCCGCAGGAAAAGCTCGATATTGCTAGAGCAGTGGTCGAAGCAGCAGAGGGCAGGGTCAAGATTATCGCAAGTGGACATACCGCTGATGACCACCAAGCACAAATCCAGGAGCTCGGAGCAATGGCTGGGACCGGTGTGGATGCTGTGGTACTGGTATCGAACAGGATGGCCAAGGAAGATGAAGGAGAAGATATCTTCAGGAGGAATGCTGAAGATATCTTTACCCAGCTTCCTTCCGTCACTTTTGGATTGTACGAATGCCCCTACCCCTATCTCAGGTTGCTGAGTGATGACTTTCTTCTTTGGGCTGCCCATGAGGACAAGTTGGTCTTCCTCAAGGATGTTTCCTGCTCTCTTGAGATCGAGAAGCGACGTGTTGAACTGGTAAAAGGGACAAAGCTTGCACTTTTCAATGCCAATACCGCTACCGTGCTCGATTCATGGATTGCCGGATATGACGGATACAATGGAGTAATGGCAAACTTCCATATCGATATCTATAAGTGGTTGTATGAACATTTTCGGGAGGATGAAGCTTTGGCTAGACGTGTGAGCGATTTCCTTACGGTAACAGCAATCACCGAAGCAAGGGCCTACCCGATCAATGCAAAATATCACTTTGCACAGACAGACATTCCTATGAGTCTGGTGACCCGTTCAAAGCCAGTCTCCTTACTCAATGAGAATGCACGCCTTGAAATCGCCAGCCTAATACGAATGGAGAGATCAATGCGGACTGAATTGGGATTGAAGCAATGA